Genomic window (Chitinophagales bacterium):
AAAGCGGGTTATTTCCGGTTTACCGCGCAACTTTTTAATGGCTGCTTGCTTTTCGGCTTCATCGTAGCAATAAAAAGTTTGCTGTTTATCGCGCACTCTAAATAGCGGTGTTTCTAAAATTTTTACGTGTCCGTTACGCACCATATCGGGAAAAAATTGCAAAAAGAACGTAAGCAACAACAAGCGAATATGCATACCATCCACATCGGCATCGGTGGCAATTATCACATTATTGTAACGCAAATCATCTATGGAATCTTCAATATTCAACGCGTGCTGGAGCAGGTTAAATTCCTCGTTTTCGTACACAATTTTTTTAGTAAGTCCATAGCAGTTTAAAGGCTTTCCGCGCAAGCTGAATACGGCTTGCACTTCCGGGTTTCGGCTTTTGGTAAGCGAGCCACTGGCACTATCGCCCTCTGTAATAAACAGAGATGAATTTATCCTCTCATCGCCTTTGGCATCATTAAAATGCACTTTGCAATCGCGCAGTTTTTTATTGTGGATATTGGCCTTTTTGGCACGCTCGTTTGCCAGTTTTTTTATTCCCGAGATTTCTTTGCGCTCTCTCTCGCTTTGTTGAATTCTTCTTAGCAGTGCATCGGCAGTTTCGGCATTTTTATGTAAGAAGTTATCTAATTCTTTTTTTACAAAATCGAGTACAAACTGCTTCATGGTGCGGTCATCGCCAATCAGCTTTTCGGTACCTAGCTTTGTCTTAGTTTGCGATTCAAATACAGGCTCCTGAATGCGAATAGATATAGCTCCGCAAATAGCCTCGCGAATATCTACCGTATCGAAATCGCGCTTATAGAAATCGCGTACCGTTTTTACAATTGCTTCTCTAAATGCACCTAAGTGTGTTCCACCTTGCACGGTGTACTGCCCATTCACAAAACTGTAATACTCTTCGCCATATTGGTTGGTGTGCGTGAGTGCAATTTCTATATCATCGCCAATAAGGTGAATAATGGGATAGCGCAAATTTTCGGGGTCCTTTTTTCGCGAAAGCAAATCGAACAAGCCGCGTTGTGAAATATACCTGTTGCCATTAAACACAAATGCCAATCCTGTGTTTAGGTAAGTATAGTTCTGCACCATGGTTTCTACATAACCGTGTAGAAAATGGAAATTCTTAAAAATAGTAGTATCGGGTATAAACTCTACTCCCGTTCCGTTGGCCTCTGTAGTTTTTTCGGGTTTGCCTTCGTGTTTTAAAACCCCGCGCTCAAACTCTGCCGTTTTCTTTTCGCCATCGCGCACGGCAAAAACTTTAAAGTACGAAGAAAGTGCATTTACAGCCTTAGTACCCACACCATTCAGCCCCACGCTTTTCTTAAATGCTTGCGAATCGTATTTGGCTCCCGTGTTCATTTTACTTACCACATCTACCAACTTACCCAATGGAATACCGCGTCCGTAATCGCGTACAGTTACTTTCTCTTTATTTACCTGTATTTCCACCTTTTTTCCATAGCCCATTTGGTATTCATCTATGCAGTTATCTACTACTTCTTTCAGCAAAATATAAATACCGTCATCGGCAGAAGAGCCGTCTCCCGTTTTTCCTATATACATACCTGGGCGAAGGCGTAAATGTTCAATCCAATCTAATGTTCTTATGTGCTCCTCACTGTAAGCTACCTCTTCGCGTACTTTTTCTTTAGCCATAATTTTCTTTGTAATGAATATACGAATGTAGCTGCTATGCAACTTTTAGCATTGCCAAACTTTCACTCGGTTTGTGGAAAAAATGATTTTTTTGTACAACGTTGCCGCTGTGCCAATGGCTTATGCCACTCTATTTCAAAAAAGAATTTACTGCCTGCAGCATGTTTTCTCCGCCCAATGAATTTTCTTGTTGGTGCCATTGCTGGCTTCCATACCTACCCGATGGATAACCTGCCGCAGCAAGCGAAAGCACTTTTACTGGCAACTGTAATTTATCTATAAGATGAAAACTTAAAGTTTCGCGCAAACCACCTTCGCCTCGGTGTTCTTCGATATAAATTATCTTTCCGGTGCGGTTAATGCTTTCTACCAAGCCATCTGGAACGGTAGTAACCGGAAACATACTAACGCACCAATAATCTAAATTGCCAAAGGCGTTTATCATGTTTTGAAGCACAGGGCCGGTACCAATTACGGTAGCTTTTTCACCCTGTTTTATATGTCGCCATTCGGCAAAAGGCGCAACGTCAAAATCGAATTTTGCCTGATAGTTTAATCGCAAGTAGTGAGGAGATGCATCTTGCATCATTTGCGCCACCGCTTGTGCCACATCGTCTGCCACCAAAGGAACCAGCACTTTCATATTGGGCAACATGCGCAGCGCACCAATATCTTCTAAGTTATGGTGAGTAGCGCCCATAATGCCATATCCATAACCGCCACCATTGCCAATAGCTTTTACAGGTAAATTATGAAGACAAACATCGTTGCGCAATTGCTCATACGGCCGCAGCGTAACAAAAGGCGCTATACTGTACACGATTGGAATAAAACCTTCGTGTGCTAAACCCGCAGCTACTGTTACCATGTTTTGCTCTGCAACACCTGCATTTACAAAGTGTTTACCGTAGTGCGCAATTACTTCTTCAAATGCCATATAACCCAAATCTCCGGTAATAAAAACGGCATTGGCATGTACATTTTTTGCTTGAATAACGGCACTGGCAAATTCTTTCCTCATGGTATATTACTTTGCTTTTTCGGTTTGGTAATGCAACTCTATTGCTTCATTAAGTTCGTTGAACATATTGTCTTTCATAGGTAAATAGTGGCTGTCTAGTTTATCTTCGAGTTGCTTCCAGCCTTTCCCTTTTATGGTATTGCAAATTACGGCAAGCGGCTGCTCGGTGTTTTCCCATGCAGTTTTTGCCATGTTGAGTGCATTAAAATCATGTCCATCAGTTGCTACCACATTAAAGCCAAATGCTTGTAATTTATCGGCAAGCGGCTCCAACTTCATTACGTCTTCGGTTCTTCCAAAACCTTGCAAGCGGTTTCTGTCTATTAACCAAACTACATTGGTGAGTTTGTGGTGGGCAATAAACAGCGCTGCTTCCCATGTGCTTCCTTCATTTATTTCGCCATCGCTGGTAATGCAAAAAACGCGTTTGCTGTTTTCTTTTAGTTGGGCTGCCAATCCTAAACCTGCAGCAATGCTTAAACCATGTCCCAAACTACCCGTAGCAAATGGAATCCGTTTAATCTTTCCTGCTGGCGGGTGAGCTGCCAAGTATGTATTGTCTTTATAGAAAGTAGCAATATCGCTTTCGCTTAGAATGCCTTCTTCTGCCAATACGCTGTATAATGAAGCCGCGGCATGGCCTTTAGACAACACTATTTCATCAGCATCATTCATCCATCCAAATCGAACAAAAGTAAGTATCTCTGCGCACGACAGCGAAGAACCTATGTGTCCGGCATGAGCAGCTTCGTACATTCTTAAAAAACGCTTTTTGATGTTCAGCGCTTTCAATAGCAAATTATGATGCACTTCTTTAGATAACATAAGCACAATGATAGAAAAACACTTTCTTAGCCGCTTAAAATTCTTATACCATTTTTAATTCTTTAATACATGTACACTATTCATTCAAGGCTTCAAAAAGAATTAGACGAAATTAAAGCAGCAGGCTTATTTAAAAACGAACGTATTATTTCTTCGCCACAAGCGGCTGTAATACAAGCGAACGGAAAAGAAGTTTTAAATTTTTGTGCCAATAACTATTTGGGATTAAGCTCGCACCCTGGCGTAATCGAAGCCGCCCACCGCGCTATTGATACACATGGCTACGG
Coding sequences:
- a CDS encoding transketolase, translating into MLSKEVHHNLLLKALNIKKRFLRMYEAAHAGHIGSSLSCAEILTFVRFGWMNDADEIVLSKGHAAASLYSVLAEEGILSESDIATFYKDNTYLAAHPPAGKIKRIPFATGSLGHGLSIAAGLGLAAQLKENSKRVFCITSDGEINEGSTWEAALFIAHHKLTNVVWLIDRNRLQGFGRTEDVMKLEPLADKLQAFGFNVVATDGHDFNALNMAKTAWENTEQPLAVICNTIKGKGWKQLEDKLDSHYLPMKDNMFNELNEAIELHYQTEKAK
- a CDS encoding ATP-binding protein, which codes for MYIGKTGDGSSADDGIYILLKEVVDNCIDEYQMGYGKKVEIQVNKEKVTVRDYGRGIPLGKLVDVVSKMNTGAKYDSQAFKKSVGLNGVGTKAVNALSSYFKVFAVRDGEKKTAEFERGVLKHEGKPEKTTEANGTGVEFIPDTTIFKNFHFLHGYVETMVQNYTYLNTGLAFVFNGNRYISQRGLFDLLSRKKDPENLRYPIIHLIGDDIEIALTHTNQYGEEYYSFVNGQYTVQGGTHLGAFREAIVKTVRDFYKRDFDTVDIREAICGAISIRIQEPVFESQTKTKLGTEKLIGDDRTMKQFVLDFVKKELDNFLHKNAETADALLRRIQQSERERKEISGIKKLANERAKKANIHNKKLRDCKVHFNDAKGDERINSSLFITEGDSASGSLTKSRNPEVQAVFSLRGKPLNCYGLTKKIVYENEEFNLLQHALNIEDSIDDLRYNNVIIATDADVDGMHIRLLLLTFFLQFFPDMVRNGHVKILETPLFRVRDKQQTFYCYDEAEKQAAIKKLRGKPEITRFKGLGEISPEEFERFIGDEMRLSPVIISDDKIIKGLLEYYMGKNTPERQEFIVNNLRVELDKPIELAPAEEELAA